The following coding sequences lie in one Vicugna pacos chromosome 5, VicPac4, whole genome shotgun sequence genomic window:
- the HOXD13 gene encoding homeobox protein Hox-D13 has protein sequence MSRAGSWDMDGLRADGGAAGAAPASSSSSSVAAAAPGQCRGFLSAPVFAGTHSGRAAAAAAAAAAAAAAASGFAYPGTSERAGSASSSSSSAVVAARPEAPSAKECPAPGAAAAAPPGAPALGYGYHFGNGYYSCRMSHGVGLQQNALKSSPHASLGGFPVEKYMDVSGLASSSVPANEVPARAKEVSFYQGYTSPYQHVPGYIDMVSTFGSGEPRHEAYISMEGYQSWTLANGWNSQVYCAKDQPQGSHFWKSSFPGDVALNQPDMCVYRRGRKKRVPYTKLQLKELENEYAINKFINKDKRRRISAATNLSERQVTIWFQNRRVKDKKIVSKLKDTVS, from the exons ATGAGCCGCGCCGGGAGCTGGGACATGGACGGGCTGCGGGCGGACGGCGGGGCCGCCGGGGCGGCcccggcctcctcctcctcctcctccgtggcGGCAGCGGCGCCAGGCCAGTGTCGCGGCTTCCTCTCGGCGCCAGTCTTCGCCGGGACACACTCCGGGCgtgcggcggctgcggcggcggcggcggcagcagcggcggctgCGGCCTCGGGCTTCGCGTACCCGGGGACCTCTGAGCGCGCGGGCTCCGCCTCGTCGTCGTCATCTTCGGCTGTGGTCGCAGCGCGCCCGGAGGCTCCCTCCGCCAAAGAGTGCCCGGCGCCCGGCGCGGCCGCCGCAGCGCCCCCGGGCGCCCCAGCCCTGGGCTACGGCTACCACTTCGGCAACGGCTACTATAGCTGCCGCATGTCGCACGGCGTGGGCTTACAGCAGAATGCTCTCAAGTCGTCGCCACACGCCTCCCTGGGAGGCTTCCCGGTGGAGAAGTACATGGACGTGTCGGGCCTGGCAAGCAGCAGCGTACCGGCCAACGAGGTGCCCGCGCGAGCCAAGGAGGTGTCCTTCTACCAAGGCTACACGAGCCCCTATCAGCATGTGCCCGGCTACATCGACATGGTGTCTACCTTCGGCTCCGGGGAGCCGCGGCACGAGGCGTACATCTCCATGGAGGGCTACCAGTCCTGGACGCTGGCCAACGGATGGAACAGCCAGGTGTACTGTGCCAAGGACCAGCCACAGGGCTCCCACTTTTGGAAATCATCTTTTCCAG GGGATGTGGCCCTAAATCAGCCAGACATGTGTGTCTACCGTcgggggaggaagaagagggtaCCCTACACCAAACTGCAGCTCAAAGAACTGGAGAACGAGTATGCCATTAACAAGTTCATTAACAAGGACAAGCGGCGGCGGATCTCGGCTGCCACGAACCTATCCGAGAGACAAGTGACCATTTGGTTTCAGAATCGAAGAGTGAAAGACAAGAAAATCGTTTCCAAGCTCAAAGACACTGTCTCCTGA